AgtctaaaaaaaaaaaaaataagaaaatgCGTGCACGTCCGCGATACCCGGCTATCTGGCCAACCACGGCCCGTCGTTCGCTTAAAAGTGGGGATGATCTACTccaagaaaggaaaaaaataaaaaataaaaaagggGAGATGCCCTGGAAGCTCGAgctcaaaaaaaaaaaagacaaagcTTCTTGCCCCTCTTCTCATTGTCGTAATCAactcctcttttttttatttttattttttttatttttcttttttttttatcttcCATTCACTGCCAAcgttctttccttttccttcttcctcactTTGCCTTCGCTCCCCCTGgtcccccaccatcacctcttttttttctgcacCTGCATTCAACCACTGGCTTTCTTCCCTTCAACCATGCCTCCGTCAAAGAGAACCTCATTACAGGCGGAATCTTCTGCCTCCAAAGACCAGGTATGTGCCTCGTGTTCcacctcttttctttttttcatgAGCCCGTTTGTCTATTTTCACTCTCACTCTTTCAAAGCGGCAAACAAAGTCCCATTTCCACGCTCATCTTCTCGATTTTCAAAACCCTCATCTTTCTCCCTCAACCGCTCCATTCGATACTAACATTTTTCAACTGaaacagaagaagaagaaaaacaataCCACAACAGCTGCCgcaccaacggcaacaacCGCACCAGAGGAGTCAGAGCCTATGTCTCCTCGTAATAGCATCACGGTAGCACATCGAACcatgcctcctcctcccgctacGCGCgctcgcagcagcagcgctaGCAGCAAGTCAGGGTCAAGTTCTCTTTCATCCAGCCACAGCAGTCCGCCTCCAGTCAGTGTacccaaggagaaggcgacgCCAACCCCAGTCTCggacgaggtggagatgAGATCTCCAACAAGTGCGAAGGCTGCTCCAGTATCAACCAGCCCCAGTGCTAAGACTAACGGCAATCCCGTGGTCAACTCCGATACCAACGGCACTGTAGATGACATCCCGCCAGTGGTACACGCCAAGGGCACACTTCAGGTCATCGCTCCCAGGAAGGCCCAGTCACAGATGATGCAACCAGCTTACTCTTTTGAGTTTTGCAACAATATCGATGAGATCACTGTGCGTCAACTGGAAGAGGACATTGCTGCCTACCACAACGACATGGCCTTTGTTCAAGCCCAACTCTCGGATGAAACTCTGACCCCTCAGGAGTCCCGCACTTTCCAACTGCGGTtgcttgatcttggccaCCAGATTCGCCATTGCAGGCACCGGATCGAACAGATTTCATTCCAGAACCGCAAGATGGCCAAACCAATTGGTTATAGCCGTCCTGCATACAACAATGCCGTTACCCCTATGGTCCCAGCAGCgacagccgcagccgcagcggCTGGCGGCATCAATGGCACGTCCTTCTTCACCGCCAAGCAGCGCCCTGACGACACGGTGTCTTCGACGCCGACAACGTCGAAGCGCCCTGctgaagacgatgaggatgaaggaaTAACGGATGGACCCTCCAAGAGAGCCAAGCAGTCCCCTTCACCGACCACAGTAGCCCAACTCACCGAAGAGTACGATTTGAGCGAGATCGAGATCGTTGACAcgggtgaagaaggcgacTTACCCGGCGTCATCACTGTTCTTCAGCGTCTCGGGTTTTGGAAGTGCCGCCTCTGCTGCTCTCCCAAGTATTTGCTCGCAGGCAGTGGTAGGTCACCGGCTGCGCCATGCAAGTGGCCACTGAAGGACATCAGCAAAATGATTACGCATTTTACGGAAATGCATAGCGAGCATAGCGTCAATGAGCGTTGTTATGAGTTGGGGATTGCGCTGGCCAAGAATCGCGGACCGTTTGAGTACTGGCTTCGGAGGACGAGGAATCAGAATATTGGGGATGGCAGGTGCCTTGACGAGGCGATTTACAAGTTGGTCAATGGGCAGATGCCCGCTCTGTTGAGGCAGCACAGTCGGGCGGCAGCGGGGGTTGCTATGGAGTAGGTTATGGAGCTCTGAAGGGTATTGCTCTGTATGGATGGGTTTCGCCCTGCTTTCAGAGGGTTGCATCTTGTTTCTACGGGGTTTTGAAGCATAGGATTTTCGCGTcgcgttggtggtgatgggtggtcaGGGCCATCATGTGAACGGGCCGTGATCGCAGGGCAAAGCGAGACAAGAGCGAAAGCGATGGGGAGAGCGACATCCTGGACGAGCGTTCATACTGTATTGAATCCTTGTTGCATCAGATATTTGGTTGGAACACGGTTGGTGTAGTGTTGGGCGTGCTTTCCTGTAGTTTTACTTCACCACAGAGAGGTGTCCCTGGGATCACGGGCGAGATCAATCCTGTTCCGACCAGCCATCTGTGAGGTATGACGGTAACCCTCCACCTGCTTACAGACCTTCGGATCTATGGTCATGTTAAAACATTTGATTTTGTACTCTTTGCAGTTGCCTCTCCCCCCACCTGACTCAACTTACCTTATCAGAAAAGCCTGTCATCTGCCAGCTGATATGGGAGCACAAGCCTGGGGTGCTGTGAACCCCAACAATTCACTTGGCTTCGGCCACTCACTCGTGAGCACCTAGACAGGAGCAGACGGTAAGCGCTCACCTATCACCGCTTGCTCCTACCCTGAGGGAATTGATCGCCATTTCCCGGGCTGTGGGTCTCTGGTGGCTATAAAGCGTGATCAACCTCTGCGACTCCTTCCACACACTTcattcaacctcctccagtcCATCAGCTAGCAGGTACCTAACCAAGCAATAGaaacctcaacaccagcagcatgatctctctcaccaccttcctcaccagcaCTCTGGCCCTCTTTGGCGTTTGTCCATCCTCACTcccttccactccccatcccaatTAACCCACCCAACAGGCTGTTGTCCACACCGGCTTCGGCCCCGACGGCAAAACCATGGTCGATCTCACCTTTGACCTCCCCATTAACCCGGCCGAGCCGAACAGCGCAAAGATTAGCgtcaccggcaccatcgAGCAGGCCGTTGCaaagatggagggggagtacCCCGGCTGGGACGCGACGTTTACGTCCCAACCTGGtgccgctggtggtggtggtggtagtgtcTCGAGAATCTTTGAACCGGACCACTACGACTGCAATGTCCCCGGGGATGAGAACGCGTTGCAGGAGCAGATCTTTGAGGGGATTGAGTACCTCCGGAGGTTGAATGATACTGCCAGGAACGGGCCCGGGCCAGAGAATTGTGGGAGGGTTAGTTGTAGTTGGAATTCGGCTATTATTTGGTGTAATAATGTGAGTGTTAtgagaggggagggcggagggCGGTTGGGCTGACCTGTGTAACTGCAGAATGACTTTGAGAAGGAGCTTCAGTGGAGGGATATTGCTAATGCGGCGGCGTATGTTACTGTCAAGTGTGCGCTTGATGAGACGGTGTATGTCAAGGGGCATGGTGAGTATACTAAGGAAGGGTGGTATGTGGTGTTGCGGAGGGATTGGTGCTGAGCAGGCTTGGTGAGTGGGGGTTTAGTTGGGCTGGGATGCAGTTTTTGAAGCATTTTTAGGTGGGAGTTGGGTTAATGgcctggtgttgatgttgtcgtcaCTTTGAGGCGAACACGGATAAGGCACCGAGCTTAGCTACTTAAATCGCATGGATCCTCTTTTGCGAATAGCTTCGCTGTCACATACCTACCTTCATTTTGCATTCTGTGATCGTCAATTATCTCATCTCATGCCTAGAAAGTTTTGCTGGTGGAGAGCCGCGCAGGTGGGTTGGCCTCCAGCAACGGGTGGCATGTTCTCCGCCGCCCCTGCCTTACAACTCGGGGCTGGCTTCAAAGTAAGTCAGATAATCATTCTGGTCCACAGCCCCGGGAGCCATTCTCGTCACTTGGAAGCACATATCCGCACGCTGCGGACCGGGAGCAATGGTGGACGTCACGAGCTCCACCTCGAGGTACAGGCCAGCCTGGAGCAGCATTAAAGCAGCACTTACGGCCGAGAAATTGTTGGAACATCTCGTTATTTCATTCACATAGTTGAATCGGATCATGCAGTGAGCCTACTTGCTCCTGGGTGGGCCACGGCCACTCTCGGGTGAGTATATATTCTTGTCCTCCTGCTCCCGTTGTCTTCTCCCCTTTCCTAACACTCCATCAGActcacaaccatcaccaccaaccattCACCGTGATCACAATGTTGACAATCTCCACCATCTTCGCCAGCCTTCTGGCTCTCTCCACGGTGAGACCATACCTCCACACCCCTTGACtttccatcatcaaagtCTCACTAACTAGTATCTCAGGTCACTGTGGCCATTCCCGCCCGCCGCGCCGATGACCCCGGCCCCAACTCGGGCATTGACCCCCAGGGAATCCTCGGCTACGGCACCGTCCCCATCTCCTGGGACCTCCCAACCGACCTgaacaacccctccgccggcaccatcaccgtgACCGGCACAGTCCAAGAAGCCGTCGCAGCCATGGAAACCGCCTACCCAGGCTGGAACGCCACCTTTCAGTCCAAGCTTCCGGCCCCCACCgtggagcagcaggaggacgGCGACGATACCTCTGACTTgggcctcttctccttccccacGCGCGAGTCGTTCACATGCGACCTCCCTTACGTCCAGGCCAGCAAGCGTATGATTTGGGATGGCATCCGCTACCTCCGCACATTGAGTGGTTCGGCCAAGAATGGCCCCGGTAGCCCGGGCAAGGGCAACTGCGGGAGGGTGAGCTGCAGTTGGAGTGCGGCTATTTGGTGGTGCAATGATGTAGGTTTTGTcgtgtgtggtgttgatctATGGAAAATTACTAACAATGACGAAACACAGAATAACttcgagaaggaggttgggtgGAATGATATTGCTGATGGTGCTGAGTTCCTCTGCCGCTCCAACTGTGTCCACAGAAAGAAGGACGTCTTGGGCCAGGTGTTTTACACGGATAAGTGGAGTGTGACTGTTCGTCACGATCAGAACAACTGCTAGAAACCACGAGGATGGTTGGCAAAAGGGCAGGGGGTGTTTGGGTGGAGCTGTGTCCGGATGAGACAGCAATGATAGTCTCGAGTGGATCTGCGAGACATGATAGCCTCACATTGCACAAATAACAGACAgcttggttgaggatgattcCAAGGTGaactttgttgttgtgataTGTCCTGTAGCTAACCAAATGGACCATACAATCCCAGATATTCTACCCAACCCAGTACCTATCGTCAGGCCCTAAAACATAGACCAGCCCTTAACGGGTGCTGCACCTGTAGGATCCAATGGTGGTGCGATCGCCAAAGGTAGCGCAGCCGTTGACGCCGTTCTTCCAAATCTGGTCGCCAGTGCAGCCCCCGTTTCTGTAGAAGATGCAGTTCTCTCCGGTGCCGTGGCGGATGGAGACGATGGGAAGATGGCCGCTGCAGGCCTGGGCGGGGGCTCCGTTTCTGGCGTAGTGGGTGCAAGACACGCCCGGCATGGACTGGCCGAAGGTGAAGCAGGTGTCGTGGAAGGTGCTGCCGCGGAGGACGCGGTTCTGGACCTGGTCGTTGCAGATTCTGCTGTCGGCGTAGCCGATGACTGTGGAATAGGTTagtgatggggaagagggcaaagggagggggggtgtggttgaCGTACTCTGCCAGGCTGAGGCGGACTGGGCCgctgcgaggagggagacgagggaggtgagggagagctgcattttggtggttggttggttgggttgtgtGGAAGTGTaggatgaggatgggtgaagatgatgggactgatgggggtgatgaaggtTGTACTTGTAGTTTTTGCATTGGCTCTTTGATGGAGAAGAGTTTGTAGAGAATTGTCCGAGTGATCCAATCGCTGGTTTAGTCGGCCCACTgcttgtggaggaggatgtttgcATTGTCGACCAAGCCATGGTGATTTTCTTTTCGTACTCGGCATcttgggtgttgatgatcGCGAGTATGACGGGTGTTTTGGTCGGGGCGAGAATGGATGCTCCATAGCTCCATAGTATGAGTAGGGATGATGATCCTGATGTGGATTCACTATTCGTATGAACGAACCGGGGAAGATGGTGTACCGTAGTGTGGTGAGGTGTTGTTGCAACGTTAATGGGTGGATCGTATATGGAGGTAGGCTAGGCAACAGTACCGGTGATTGGATGTCTAAGGTAGCGTACATTAAGGGGTGCTTCTAATTCCTATTAGTTGAGCTAGGGCTAGATCAGTGTGGAGATGTCGACTCTATGCTACTGATGGTCTAACTCCTTGGTTTACTTCCACCGATCTGAGTTGCGCGTTGTTGAGGATGTTGGGTGTTTTGGTCTCTTACCTTATCTTGTATGGGCTCTTCCTGAGAGCGTCAACCCCGAAGCATTGAGCCGTGGTAATGTGCGATACTCATGTCATCTTGCACATACATCATTCTCCAATTGACCTACATTCCACTATCTAAATTTCCCCGAGCGGCCTCGGACTCAGGCTCCACGTCCCAGACGCTTGGGTCTTGTGTTGTAACCCCCTGGAGCCACGGGTACGCGGCACTCTAACCTTGAATCTACTAACCGCTCAGACATTGCAACCTTACATACCATTTCCTCGGATTTTCGGTACACGAATATCTGAGTCCGAACCTGCTAGCATGGTTTTCTTTCTATTGCTCCAGCTGGGTTTATCCGCAATGCTTTCAACCATTGATGCTGACCCCACTGGACAACAAAGATTCTCGCGTTCACTCTTCACCGATCTTTGACTTCATAGCTCCAAAGACAAACTGGGCACCTCTTACCTGTCCAAGTGGGAATTGCTGTGCACAGGAAGGGTGGATACTGAGGAGCCAGTACATTATGCTGTACCGGGTGTGCCGGTGACCCGGTAACCTGTATCCACCATCGCCTTGGGGTTGCACCCGAGGCTTGAAGCGGCAACTTAATCGGCGGGATGGGTCTGGCCAGGCGTGGAGTGATGGgattgttgatgaggtttgAGAGTCCGATGCTCCGGATGTGCGGGAGAGCAAAAATGGAGAGTTAGTATTGTTGTAGGACGTCCGTCGAGGGGAATCTCCGGGAAAGCTATCCAACGCCCGTCTTCGGCGTATCCTCAGATCTTGATATCATTCCAACGGTTTGGTCTCTCGCACTTTGCGGTTCAACAACACATCGGAGAGATGGTAGTTTCAAAATCCCACTCATGAATTTCGCACGCAAAGCCATGCTGGCACGAATAGGGTTACAGCTCGGTGGGGCTTAACCCCAGTGTGAGTTGATGACCGGAGGAAGTGGAGAGCATCAGATCCCCTCTCTAGGGCCACTAGTGGCAATTGGGCAGCtgaacccctcccctttccccgtTAACGCGCTTCCTGatccttcatcaccatctcgtcGACACGTTGGTAACGACTTGAGTCCAATTCCCAGTCATCGGCTTCCCGCCACGTCAGTAGCCAAGATGTCGCATACATGGGTCAGTCATCtacccccccttctccaccaagaCGCCACCGGTGCTGACAGCCTGGGTCGCTCAGGGTCCCTGAAGAGACACCAACCCCGGAGAGCCTCGACACATGTTCAACATATGAGCGTCCTCGACTCTTCCAGGACACCTGGGTGGCATCCGACTCTAGCAACGCGAAGTGCAACCTGATCACCTTCCTTGCCGCGGTCCAGAAGCACAGGCTGCCCTTTCTGCGCGAGACAGACCGGCAACCGTCTCTGCTGGCCAGAAAGGGTGGCCCGCAAGATGTGACTCAGGAAACGCTGAGGGAGGGCATTCACTATGTCTACAAGCACGTATCGGAGAAGGACAAGTCCTTCCCTAGCGAGACGTACCGTCGTCTTATTGACGAGATCAATTTTTGTGCCGCCCAGTTGTGAGGGATCACACACACATTGCCCGTCTGCGTGGGATCTGCTGGGAGGTTCCGCTTGTGAAGCCCCTCGAGAACAGTGAGGCGTGGCCAATCCTTGTTTTCGAAAAGGCTCAATGGGGTGATCTTTGGCGGTTTGCGAGGACTCCGGCTGCTCGGGAGTTGGGCTTCGAAGAGCGACTCAAGATATGCCTTGAGGTTGGCCGTGCCATTGCGGATATGCATTTCAATCGTGAGTTGCCGCTGTTCCCGTGGTCGCCACGGTGTTCACTGACTCTTGAACTGGTTAGACATCATACACGGCGATATAAAGCCCAAAAATGTCCTcatgttgaagagggaggatggcTCGCTATCAGCCAAAGTCGCCGATTTTGGCTACCTCGCCTCTTCTGGTGATAGTAGCAACCTGTTGGAGCTGCCCAATACCTCTCCATGGCATGCACCCGAGCGCCAGGAGCGTTCTAACCTTGCGCCAGCCGAGGTAATGACTGCGGATATCTTCTCCTTTGGCATGGTCTCTCTATGGTTTGTATTCGAAAAACAGCTTTTGAAGATGGCGCAAAGTCCCGATCATGTGTCCGTGTCCTGTTTGGATTACCTGAGTGACCCGGGGCCTGATAGGAGCCAGGCTATAGCAAACAAGCTTCGCTCCACCAACTATCTGCCAGATCCAGCTATCTTGAAGATTCTCGCAGGCCAGCAAATTTTCGCCGTACCACTGGCACAAACACTGATCTCAGGACGGGATGGCCTTGACGGGAAGCTGGGGACTGAATTTAAGCCACTTTTTGAGGGTACTCTTGCACTGGATCCGAAAGAGCCTGTGGCTGACCTGAGAGTGTTACTTGAGCTCAAGGCCCCAGATCCGTAAGTATCTGTCTATCAATGAGAAGAACAAGCTTTCAGTTGGTTATTATCATACTAACCAGGCGCGCAGGAACATGCAACCAATTGGCCTCGGCCCACATGTCAGAGGGTAGTTGATGTGGACTTCAAGGTACTTA
The sequence above is a segment of the Podospora pseudoanserina strain CBS 124.78 chromosome 5, whole genome shotgun sequence genome. Coding sequences within it:
- a CDS encoding hypothetical protein (EggNog:ENOG50KOG0194; COG:K; COG:L; COG:T), translated to MLKREDGSLSAKVADFGYLASSGDSSNLLELPNTSPWHAPERQERSNLAPAEVMTADIFSFGMVSLWFVFEKQLLKMAQSPDHVSVSCLDYLSDPGPDRSQAIANKLRSTNYLPDPAILKILAGQQIFAVPLAQTLISGRDGLDGKLGTEFKPLFEGTLALDPKEPVADLRVLLELKAPDP
- a CDS encoding hypothetical protein (EggNog:ENOG503PHH8); the protein is MYATLDIQSPVLLPINVATTPHHTTVHHLPRFVHTNSESTSGSSSLLILWSYGASILAPTKTPVILAIINTQDAEYEKKITMAWSTMQTSSSTSSGPTKPAIGSLGQFSTNSSPSKSQCKNYKYNLHHPHQSHHLHPSSSYTSTQPNQPTTKMQLSLTSLVSLLAAAQSASAWQSTSTTPPLPLPSSPSLTYSTVIGYADSRICNDQVQNRVLRGSTFHDTCFTFGQSMPGVSCTHYARNGAPAQACSGHLPIVSIRHGTGENCIFYRNGGCTGDQIWKNGVNGCATFGDRTTIGSYRCSTR
- a CDS encoding hypothetical protein (COG:S; EggNog:ENOG503PEV2), encoding MLTISTIFASLLALSTVTVAIPARRADDPGPNSGIDPQGILGYGTVPISWDLPTDLNNPSAGTITVTGTVQEAVAAMETAYPGWNATFQSKLPAPTVEQQEDGDDTSDLGLFSFPTRESFTCDLPYVQASKRMIWDGIRYLRTLSGSAKNGPGSPGKGNCGRVSCSWSAAIWWCNDNNFEKEVGWNDIADGAEFLCRSNCVHRKKDVLGQVFYTDKWSVTVRHDQNNC
- a CDS encoding hypothetical protein (COG:S; EggNog:ENOG503PEV2), coding for MISLTTFLTSTLALFGAVVHTGFGPDGKTMVDLTFDLPINPAEPNSAKISVTGTIEQAVAKMEGEYPGWDATFTSQPGAAGGGGGSVSRIFEPDHYDCNVPGDENALQEQIFEGIEYLRRLNDTARNGPGPENCGRVSCSWNSAIIWCNNNDFEKELQWRDIANAAAYVTVKCALDETVYVKGHGEYTKEGWYVVLRRDWC
- a CDS encoding hypothetical protein (EggNog:ENOG503PDC0), whose translation is MPPSKRTSLQAESSASKDQKKKKNNTTTAAAPTATTAPEESEPMSPRNSITVAHRTMPPPPATRARSSSASSKSGSSSLSSSHSSPPPVSVPKEKATPTPVSDEVEMRSPTSAKAAPVSTSPSAKTNGNPVVNSDTNGTVDDIPPVVHAKGTLQVIAPRKAQSQMMQPAYSFEFCNNIDEITVRQLEEDIAAYHNDMAFVQAQLSDETLTPQESRTFQLRLLDLGHQIRHCRHRIEQISFQNRKMAKPIGYSRPAYNNAVTPMVPAATAAAAAAGGINGTSFFTAKQRPDDTVSSTPTTSKRPAEDDEDEGITDGPSKRAKQSPSPTTVAQLTEEYDLSEIEIVDTGEEGDLPGVITVLQRLGFWKCRLCCSPKYLLAGSGRSPAAPCKWPLKDISKMITHFTEMHSEHSVNERCYELGIALAKNRGPFEYWLRRTRNQNIGDGRCLDEAIYKLVNGQMPALLRQHSRAAAGVAME